In the Streptomyces formicae genome, one interval contains:
- a CDS encoding acyl-CoA thioesterase: protein MTRHIYQCPLRWSDMDAFGHVNNVVFLRYLEEARIDFMFRLAPGDGSPSFSGGSVVARHEIDYVRPLVHRHEPVTVESWVTKIGAASLTIAYEIKDDEQVYVRASTVVVPFDLEAQRPRRITTEEKSYLQLYVDDSADGGSGALAA, encoded by the coding sequence GTGACTCGGCACATCTACCAGTGCCCGCTGCGCTGGTCGGACATGGACGCCTTCGGGCACGTCAACAACGTCGTCTTCCTGCGGTACTTGGAAGAGGCGCGCATCGACTTCATGTTCCGGCTCGCGCCCGGGGACGGTTCGCCGTCGTTCTCCGGCGGGTCCGTGGTGGCCCGCCACGAGATCGACTACGTACGGCCGTTGGTGCACCGGCACGAGCCGGTCACCGTCGAGTCGTGGGTGACGAAGATAGGCGCGGCGTCGCTCACGATCGCGTACGAGATCAAGGACGACGAGCAGGTCTACGTGCGGGCGTCGACGGTGGTCGTGCCGTTCGATCTGGAGGCCCAGCGGCCGCGCCGGATCACCACGGAGGAGAAGTCCTACCTCCAGCTGTACGTGGACGACAGTGCCGACGGTGGCTCGGGGGCGCTTGCCGCATGA
- a CDS encoding dynamin family protein: MLQKAAKIGHSSHVVTLDVRPQLLDALSALRERVAAARFPLPLPGAPRARANRDELLAQLDDYLVPRLRAPEAPLLAVVGGSTGAGKSTLVNSLVGRQVSEAGVLRPTTRTPVLVCHPDDHHWFAGMRVLPDLTRVWMPQEQPSEGEDDEDGGDGDDDLPGLYGGADGADGADGERALRIETAESLPRGLALLDAPDVDSLVADNRVLAAELISAADVWVMVTTASRYADAVPWHLLRTAKEHDATLVTVLDRVPHQVVTEVSRQYGALLSKAGLGDVPRFTVPELPESAGGGGLLPATAVAPLRAWLTHRVQEPAARAQAVARTAHGVIDSLSARMPELASAVAAQYAAALRLTAAVDEAYENEHARVRGRLQAGGVLAGGALKRWRSYPLDCGAGELLDAIAESLEALLLCAVTAADERIDEAWRREPAAGAQGLADRDPEAESAEHRIGMAVRRWRRVLEEYAEDEVRGIERIDKSPLPDPESVAALLATALLGGRRARAAGEILAERIGATGAVRLRDRGGRLLTDYLEKVLGAERERRLAPLDALDVHPEPQAELIAALSVLQKER, encoded by the coding sequence ATGCTTCAGAAAGCCGCCAAAATTGGGCATTCTTCGCATGTGGTGACCTTGGACGTACGGCCTCAATTGCTTGACGCACTCTCCGCCCTGCGCGAGCGTGTCGCCGCCGCACGCTTTCCGCTCCCCCTGCCGGGGGCGCCACGCGCGCGTGCCAACCGGGACGAGCTTCTCGCGCAGCTCGACGACTATCTCGTGCCCCGGCTGAGGGCGCCCGAAGCGCCCCTTCTCGCCGTCGTCGGCGGGTCCACCGGAGCGGGTAAGTCCACTCTTGTGAACTCCCTGGTGGGGCGGCAGGTCAGCGAGGCGGGGGTGCTGCGGCCCACGACGCGTACGCCGGTGCTCGTCTGCCATCCGGATGATCACCACTGGTTCGCGGGGATGCGCGTCCTGCCGGACCTCACGCGCGTGTGGATGCCCCAGGAACAGCCCTCGGAGGGCGAGGACGACGAGGACGGTGGCGACGGCGACGACGACCTGCCGGGGCTCTACGGAGGCGCGGACGGGGCCGACGGGGCCGACGGGGAGCGGGCGCTGCGGATCGAGACCGCGGAGAGCCTGCCCCGGGGGCTCGCCCTCCTCGACGCCCCTGACGTCGACTCGCTCGTCGCCGACAACCGGGTGCTGGCCGCCGAGCTGATCTCCGCGGCCGACGTATGGGTGATGGTCACCACCGCGTCCCGGTACGCCGACGCGGTGCCCTGGCACCTGCTGCGCACGGCCAAGGAGCACGACGCCACCCTCGTCACGGTCCTCGACCGCGTCCCCCACCAGGTGGTGACCGAGGTGTCGCGGCAGTACGGGGCGCTGCTCTCCAAGGCGGGCCTCGGCGACGTCCCGCGCTTCACCGTCCCCGAGCTGCCCGAGTCCGCGGGCGGTGGCGGGCTGCTTCCCGCCACCGCCGTCGCGCCGCTGCGCGCCTGGCTCACGCACCGCGTTCAGGAGCCCGCGGCACGCGCCCAGGCCGTCGCCCGTACCGCGCACGGCGTCATCGACTCGCTCAGCGCCCGGATGCCGGAGCTCGCGAGCGCCGTCGCCGCGCAGTACGCGGCCGCGCTGCGGCTCACGGCCGCCGTCGACGAGGCGTACGAGAACGAGCACGCGCGCGTGCGGGGCCGTCTCCAGGCGGGCGGCGTGCTCGCCGGGGGAGCCCTGAAGCGCTGGCGCAGCTACCCGCTCGACTGCGGCGCGGGCGAACTGCTCGACGCCATCGCCGAGAGCCTGGAGGCGCTGCTCCTGTGCGCCGTCACCGCCGCCGACGAACGCATCGACGAGGCGTGGCGCCGCGAACCCGCGGCGGGCGCCCAGGGGCTCGCCGACCGCGACCCGGAGGCGGAGAGCGCCGAGCACCGCATCGGGATGGCCGTCCGCAGGTGGCGGCGCGTCCTGGAGGAGTACGCCGAGGACGAGGTGCGCGGCATCGAGCGGATCGACAAGAGCCCCCTGCCGGACCCCGAATCCGTCGCCGCCCTGCTCGCCACCGCCCTGCTCGGCGGGCGCAGGGCCCGCGCGGCGGGCGAGATCCTCGCCGAACGGATCGGCGCCACGGGCGCGGTCCGGCTGCGCGACAGGGGCGGGCGCCTGCTGACCGACTACCTGGAGAAGGTCCTCGGCGCCGAACGGGAGCGCAGGCTCGCCCCCCTGGACGCCCTCGACGTCCACCCGGAACCCCAGGCCGAGCTGATCGCCGCCCTGTCCGTACTGCAGAAGGAGAGGTGA
- a CDS encoding single-stranded DNA-binding protein, whose product MNETMVTVVGNVATTPVYRELPTGPVARFRLAVPTRKYDRVQNTWSDGHTNFFTVWAWRALGTNVQGSVSVGEPVIVQGRLRVRDEERGGQHWTSADIEALVVGHDLSRGTAAFRRVLKANPALTEPVAERDGKRGAERDGEPSPVG is encoded by the coding sequence ATGAACGAGACCATGGTGACGGTGGTGGGGAACGTCGCGACGACGCCGGTGTACCGGGAGTTGCCGACGGGACCGGTGGCGCGGTTCCGGCTCGCGGTCCCGACGCGGAAGTACGACCGCGTGCAGAACACGTGGTCCGACGGGCACACCAACTTCTTCACCGTGTGGGCCTGGCGGGCGCTCGGCACCAATGTGCAGGGATCGGTGTCGGTGGGTGAACCGGTCATCGTGCAGGGGCGGTTGAGGGTGCGCGACGAGGAGCGCGGCGGGCAGCACTGGACGTCGGCGGACATCGAGGCGCTCGTCGTCGGGCACGACCTCTCGCGCGGTACGGCGGCGTTCCGCCGGGTGCTCAAGGCGAATCCGGCACTGACGGAACCGGTGGCCGAGCGGGACGGAAAACGCGGCGCGGAGCGTGACGGAGAGCCATCGCCGGTGGGGTGA
- a CDS encoding YfjP family GTPase has product MTAVTDHADHADHADRADDTEYDERPERSGRPGRPDGGSEGAWDDGLIARRMAGGPRDIGIGTGTGTNTGNGTGTGTHAYAPTAPPTSYEGPLRARLDALRELVGLSRTRLDGGTLAEAGRVLDEAAARRRLSERHTVVAIAGATGSGKSTLFNVLAGVMISETGVRRPTTAAPIGCSWTDGAAGLLDRLGIPGRLRRRPLQGPGADDLQGLVLVDLPDHDSAVGEHREQVDRILALVDAVIWVVDPEKYADAMLHERYLRPMAGHAEITFVVLNQIDRLPGDAADQVLDDLRRLLDEDGIALGEHGEPGATVLALSALTGDGLGELREALGQFTQERGAAARRISADLDAAAARLRPVYVEGATSGRGRGRVGLSEEAREEFADRLADAVGATAAGDAAERSWRRNAGKACGDPWFRLWRWYEAQRTPQIGTGPVVEPPADEEATARQRVEHAVRTVADEAATGLPAPWGQAVREAAVRGAEGLPEALDELAVTAGVPAGRPPRPGWWPVAVLAQAAMTMLQIVGGLWLVGQIIGVAQPNLGVPALLMLAGIVGGPCVEWASRMAARGPARRYGLDVERRLREAAAGCGRARVLDPVAAELLRYREVREQYVRVAGAPSIG; this is encoded by the coding sequence ATGACCGCCGTCACTGATCACGCCGATCACGCCGATCATGCCGATCGCGCGGATGACACCGAGTACGACGAGAGGCCGGAGAGGTCCGGGAGGCCCGGGCGGCCTGACGGTGGTTCCGAAGGCGCCTGGGACGACGGCCTCATCGCGCGGCGCATGGCAGGCGGGCCACGGGACATCGGCATCGGCACCGGCACTGGCACCAACACGGGCAACGGCACCGGCACCGGCACGCACGCGTACGCGCCGACCGCGCCCCCCACGTCGTACGAAGGACCGCTCCGCGCCCGGCTCGACGCGCTGCGCGAGCTCGTCGGGCTCTCCCGCACCCGACTCGACGGGGGCACCCTCGCCGAGGCGGGCCGCGTCCTGGACGAGGCCGCCGCCCGGCGCAGGCTCTCCGAACGGCACACCGTCGTCGCCATCGCGGGCGCCACGGGCAGCGGGAAATCGACCCTCTTCAACGTGCTCGCCGGGGTGATGATCTCCGAGACCGGCGTGCGCAGGCCGACCACCGCCGCGCCCATCGGGTGCAGCTGGACGGACGGCGCGGCGGGACTCCTCGACCGGCTCGGCATCCCCGGACGGCTGCGGCGTCGCCCTCTCCAGGGGCCCGGCGCCGACGACCTCCAGGGGCTCGTCCTCGTCGATCTGCCCGACCACGACTCGGCGGTCGGCGAACACCGCGAGCAGGTCGACCGGATCCTGGCCCTCGTGGACGCGGTCATCTGGGTCGTCGACCCCGAGAAGTACGCCGACGCGATGCTCCACGAGCGGTATCTGCGGCCCATGGCGGGCCACGCGGAGATCACGTTCGTCGTGCTCAATCAGATCGACAGGCTCCCCGGGGACGCCGCCGACCAGGTGCTCGACGATCTGCGGCGGCTCCTGGACGAGGACGGCATCGCGCTCGGCGAGCACGGCGAGCCGGGCGCCACCGTGCTCGCGCTCTCCGCGCTGACCGGCGACGGGCTGGGTGAACTGCGCGAAGCGCTCGGCCAGTTCACCCAGGAGCGCGGCGCGGCGGCCCGCCGGATCTCGGCCGACCTGGACGCGGCCGCCGCCCGGCTGCGTCCCGTGTACGTCGAAGGGGCGACGTCGGGCCGGGGGCGCGGGCGGGTCGGGCTCAGCGAGGAGGCGCGCGAGGAGTTCGCCGACCGGCTCGCGGACGCCGTGGGGGCGACCGCGGCCGGTGACGCGGCGGAGCGGTCCTGGCGCAGGAACGCGGGCAAGGCGTGCGGTGACCCCTGGTTCCGGCTGTGGCGGTGGTACGAGGCGCAGCGCACGCCGCAGATCGGCACGGGACCGGTCGTGGAGCCGCCCGCGGACGAGGAGGCGACGGCCCGTCAGCGCGTCGAGCACGCCGTGCGCACGGTGGCCGACGAGGCGGCGACCGGGCTGCCCGCGCCCTGGGGACAGGCGGTGCGGGAGGCGGCGGTACGCGGCGCCGAGGGGCTGCCGGAGGCGCTCGACGAACTGGCGGTGACCGCGGGCGTGCCGGCGGGACGGCCGCCGCGGCCCGGCTGGTGGCCGGTTGCGGTCCTCGCGCAGGCGGCCATGACGATGCTTCAGATCGTCGGGGGGCTCTGGCTGGTCGGGCAGATCATCGGGGTCGCGCAGCCGAACCTGGGCGTGCCCGCGCTGTTGATGCTGGCGGGCATCGTGGGCGGTCCGTGCGTGGAGTGGGCGAGCCGGATGGCGGCGCGGGGCCCCGCACGCCGCTACGGCCTCGACGTGGAACGGCGGCTGCGCGAGGCGGCCGCGGGGTGCGGGCGGGCGCGGGTCCTCGATCCGGTGGCGGCGGAACTGCTGCGGTATCGCGAGGTGCGGGAGCAGTACGTCCGGGTGGCCGGGGCTCCCTCCATCGGGTGA
- the ettA gene encoding energy-dependent translational throttle protein EttA — protein MAEYIYTMRKTRKAHGDKVILDDVTLSFLPGAKIGVVGPNGAGKSTVLKIMAGLEQPSNGDAFLTPGFTVGILMQEPQLDESKTVLENVQDGAAEIMGKLKRFNEVAELMATDYSDALMEEMGKLQEDLDHANAWDLDAQLEQAMDALGCPPGDWPVVNLSGGEKRRVALCKLLIEAPDLLLLDEPTNHLDAESVNWLEQHLAQYAGCVIAVTHDRYFLDNVAQWILELDRGRAIAYEGNYSTYLEKKQSRLKVEGQKDAKRAKRLKEELEWVRSNAKGRQAKSKARLARYEEMAAEADKMRKLDFEEIQIPPGPRLGSIVVEVENLSKAFGDKVLIDDLSFTLPRNGIVGIIGPNGAGKTTLFKMLQGLEAPDSGKIKVGDTVKISYVDQSRANIDPKKTLWAVVSDELDYINVGQVEMPSRAYVSAFGFKGPDQQKPAGVLSGGERNRLNLALTLKEGGNLLLLDEPTNDLDVETLSSLENALLEFPGAAVVISHDRWFLDRVATHILAYEGESTWYWFEGNFESYEKNKIERLGADAARPHRATYKKLTRG, from the coding sequence TTGGCTGAGTACATCTACACCATGCGCAAGACGCGCAAGGCGCACGGCGACAAGGTGATCCTTGATGACGTCACCTTGAGCTTCCTGCCTGGCGCGAAGATCGGTGTCGTGGGACCCAACGGCGCCGGTAAGTCCACGGTGCTGAAGATCATGGCCGGCCTGGAGCAGCCGTCGAACGGTGACGCGTTCCTCACGCCCGGGTTCACCGTCGGCATCCTCATGCAGGAGCCGCAGCTCGACGAGTCCAAGACCGTCCTGGAGAACGTGCAGGACGGCGCCGCCGAGATCATGGGCAAGCTCAAGCGCTTCAACGAGGTCGCCGAGCTCATGGCGACGGACTACTCGGACGCGCTCATGGAGGAGATGGGCAAGCTCCAGGAGGACCTGGACCACGCCAACGCGTGGGACCTGGACGCCCAGCTCGAGCAGGCCATGGACGCGCTCGGCTGCCCGCCCGGCGACTGGCCCGTGGTCAACCTCTCCGGCGGGGAGAAGCGCCGCGTCGCGCTCTGCAAGCTCCTCATCGAGGCGCCCGACCTGCTCCTCCTCGACGAGCCCACCAACCACCTCGACGCCGAGTCGGTGAACTGGCTGGAGCAGCACCTCGCGCAGTACGCGGGCTGCGTCATCGCCGTCACCCACGACCGCTACTTCCTGGACAACGTCGCCCAGTGGATCCTGGAGCTCGACCGCGGCCGCGCCATCGCCTACGAGGGCAACTACTCCACGTACCTGGAGAAGAAGCAGTCCCGTCTCAAGGTCGAGGGCCAGAAGGACGCCAAGCGGGCCAAGCGCCTCAAGGAAGAGCTCGAGTGGGTGCGGTCCAACGCCAAGGGGCGTCAGGCCAAGTCCAAGGCGCGCCTCGCCCGGTACGAGGAGATGGCCGCCGAGGCCGACAAGATGCGGAAGCTGGACTTCGAGGAGATCCAGATTCCGCCGGGCCCGCGTCTGGGCTCGATCGTCGTCGAGGTCGAGAACCTCTCCAAGGCCTTCGGTGACAAGGTCCTGATCGACGACCTGAGCTTCACGCTGCCGCGCAACGGCATCGTCGGCATCATCGGTCCGAACGGCGCGGGCAAGACCACGCTGTTCAAGATGCTCCAGGGCCTCGAGGCGCCGGACTCCGGCAAGATCAAGGTCGGCGACACGGTCAAGATCTCCTACGTCGACCAGAGCCGCGCCAACATCGACCCCAAGAAGACCCTCTGGGCGGTCGTGAGCGACGAGCTCGACTACATCAACGTCGGCCAGGTCGAGATGCCCTCGCGCGCGTACGTCAGCGCCTTCGGCTTCAAGGGCCCGGACCAGCAGAAGCCCGCGGGCGTCCTGTCCGGTGGTGAGCGCAACCGCCTCAACCTGGCCCTGACGCTCAAGGAGGGCGGCAACCTGCTGCTCCTCGACGAGCCGACGAACGACCTCGACGTCGAGACCCTGTCCTCCCTGGAGAACGCGCTCCTGGAGTTCCCCGGTGCCGCCGTCGTGATCTCCCACGACCGGTGGTTCCTGGACCGGGTCGCCACGCACATCCTCGCCTACGAGGGTGAGTCGACGTGGTACTGGTTCGAGGGCAACTTCGAGTCGTACGAGAAGAACAAGATCGAGCGCCTGGGTGCGGACGCGGCCCGTCCGCACCGCGCCACCTACAAGAAGCTCACCCGGGGCTGA
- a CDS encoding Cys-Gln thioester bond-forming surface protein gives MRGRGIGARLAAVAAVSGLVAAGAIAGAGAAQAEEAPQHRGGAVATLNGLQTYGQAVVRDGGSTEQVPAGLFEMSVENGGTLQTYCIDIHNPTQKDAKYQETPWSGTSLNANRNAGKIRWILQHSYPQVNDLAELAEKAGARSLTEETAAAGTQVAIWRYSDGAKVDAIDPQAEKLADYLHRSARGSAEPKASLTLEPQAVSGRAGERVGPVTVRTDADAVTVTPPTDSAASGVKVVGKDGKPVKSAADGSRVYFDVPKDAPDGSAALSVQASTTVPVGRAFTSETRSQTQILAGSSESTVSATATANWAEKGAIPALSAEKNCAKGGVDITAGNKGDEPFTFQLMGFKHTIEAGASQTVTIPLQEDQPYDFTIKGPNGFEKRFKGVLDCRTEGASIDNKAQPVSEPSPASAGGTSGGGDLAETGSSSNTPLIAGVAVAFVVIGGLAIFLLRKKKDPAQASTEE, from the coding sequence ATGCGCGGCCGCGGCATCGGAGCCCGCCTCGCCGCTGTCGCCGCGGTCTCGGGGCTCGTCGCCGCGGGCGCGATAGCCGGAGCGGGTGCGGCCCAGGCGGAAGAGGCGCCGCAGCACCGGGGCGGAGCGGTCGCGACGCTGAACGGCCTGCAGACGTACGGCCAGGCCGTGGTCAGAGACGGCGGCAGCACGGAGCAGGTGCCCGCAGGACTCTTCGAGATGTCCGTGGAGAACGGCGGCACGCTGCAGACGTACTGCATCGACATCCACAACCCCACGCAGAAGGACGCCAAGTACCAGGAGACCCCCTGGAGCGGCACCTCGCTGAACGCCAATCGCAACGCGGGCAAGATCCGCTGGATCCTGCAGCACTCCTACCCGCAGGTGAACGACCTCGCCGAACTCGCCGAGAAGGCGGGCGCGCGCTCCCTGACCGAGGAGACCGCGGCGGCCGGTACGCAGGTCGCGATCTGGCGGTACTCGGACGGCGCCAAGGTCGACGCGATCGACCCGCAGGCCGAGAAGCTCGCCGACTACCTGCACAGGAGCGCGCGCGGCAGCGCCGAGCCCAAGGCGTCGCTGACGCTCGAACCGCAGGCCGTCTCCGGGCGCGCGGGAGAGCGCGTCGGCCCGGTCACCGTGCGGACGGACGCGGACGCGGTGACGGTGACGCCGCCCACCGATTCCGCGGCGAGCGGGGTGAAGGTCGTCGGCAAGGACGGCAAGCCCGTGAAGTCCGCGGCCGACGGCAGCCGCGTCTACTTCGACGTACCGAAGGACGCGCCGGACGGCTCGGCCGCGCTCTCCGTGCAGGCGTCGACCACCGTCCCCGTCGGGCGGGCGTTCACCTCCGAGACCAGGAGCCAGACGCAGATCCTCGCGGGCTCCAGCGAGTCGACGGTCTCGGCGACGGCCACCGCCAACTGGGCCGAGAAGGGCGCGATACCGGCGCTCTCCGCGGAGAAGAACTGCGCCAAGGGCGGCGTGGACATCACCGCGGGCAACAAGGGCGACGAGCCGTTCACGTTCCAGCTCATGGGCTTCAAGCACACGATCGAGGCGGGCGCGTCGCAGACGGTGACGATCCCGCTCCAGGAAGACCAGCCGTACGACTTCACGATCAAGGGGCCCAACGGCTTCGAGAAGCGCTTCAAGGGCGTACTGGACTGCCGCACCGAGGGCGCCTCGATCGACAACAAGGCCCAGCCCGTCTCCGAGCCGAGCCCCGCCTCGGCGGGCGGCACCTCGGGCGGCGGCGACCTGGCAGAGACCGGCAGCTCCAGCAATACGCCCCTGATCGCGGGGGTCGCGGTGGCGTTCGTCGTGATCGGCGGCCTGGCGATCTTCCTCCTCCGCAAGAAGAAGGACCCGGCGCAGGCGTCGACCGAGGAGTGA